The following are from one region of the Nicotiana tomentosiformis chromosome 7, ASM39032v3, whole genome shotgun sequence genome:
- the LOC138896292 gene encoding uncharacterized protein: protein MAAVQRDLNLCQHQWMEPLKDYDSSILYHPGKANVVGDALSRISIESLAHIVHARRLLVEDMHRLDGTGIRFSVRYSEALLACVQAKSSLVERIKATEYEDERLCKYRDETLASKSKDMIVESDGVLGMGKKLCVADVEGLRQAILEEAHKSRYIIHPRSTKMYHDLKQFHWWGALGTRVDLSTAFHPQTDGLSERTIQILEDMLRACILEFGSSWDAYLSLAEFAYNNSFQSSIPMEPYEALYGRRCRSPSGWFEAVFHVSMLRKCISDSSHVLEAPTIPPDEKLSYEEEPMAIADRQMARTRTPSSVVCGVEHGTNRVGGQVGVHQTRIQAAPQPEVGNMGQPQATMPDQVQEQGVQDAPSPVPTVVPTVALPVDAVDDF, encoded by the exons ATGGCTGCAGTG cagagggatctaaatctTTGTCAGCATCAGTGGATGGAAccactcaaggactatgatagttctattttgtaccatcctggaaaagccaatgtggtgggtGACGCATTGAGCAGAATATCTATCGAAAGTTTGGCACATATAGTTCATGCAAGGAGACTTTTGGTTGAAGATATGCATAGACTAGACGGTACAGGCATCAGATTTAGTGTCAGATATTCAGAGGCATTGTTGGCTTGTGTTCAGGCTAAGTCTTCATTAGTCGAGCGCATTAAGGCCACCGAATATGAGGATGAGCGATTATGCAAATACAGAGATGAGACCTTAGCTAGTAAAAGCAAGGATATGATTGTTGAAAGTGATGGTGTTCTTGGAATGGGTAAAAAGCTATGTGTAGCAGACGTAGAAGGGTTGAGACAAgctattcttgaagaagcccacaaaTCTAGATACATTATACATCCTAGATCCACAAAAATGTACCATGACCTGAAGCAATTTCATTGGTGGGGAG CATTGGGTACACGAGTAGATCTTAGTACTGCATTTCACCCACAGACAGATGGGTTGTCTGAACGTACTatacaaatcttggaggatatgttgagagcttgcATTCTTGAGTTTGGAAGTAGTTGGGACGCTTATCTATCTTTagctgaatttgcttacaataatagcttccAGTCTAGTATTCCAATGGAACCGTACGAAGCATTGTATGGTAGAAGGTGTCGTTCTCCTAGCGGATGGTTTGAAGCTG tatttcatgtctcTATGCTTAGAAAATGTATATCGGACTCCTCTCATGTGCTTGAAGCACCGACTATACCACCTGATGAGAAGTtgtcttacgaggaggagccgatggcaatTGCTGATAGACAA ATGGCTAGGACACGCACACCCTCATCTGTTGTATGTGGTGTTGAACATGGTACTAACCGGGTTGGCGGTCAAGTTGGGGTTCATCAAACTAGAATACAGGCTGCTCCTCAACCTGAAGTTGGGAATATGGGTCAACCCCAAGCTACTATGCCAGATCAAGTGCAAGAACAGGGGGTTCAGGACGCTCCATCACCAGTGCCAACTGTTGTACCTACTGTTGCCTTACCTGTAGACGCAGTGgatgatttttga